The following is a genomic window from Rhodothermales bacterium.
TGCGCTGACGCTGGCCTCGACAATCGTGGCCGGCGGGCAACTCGTGGGGCGATTCCTCATCTACCCGAACGCCGTTCCCGAGGACCCGTTCACCTGGCTGCGCGACCGGCAGTTCATCCTGGACGGGCTGCGCTTCGGGGCGTCGCTGCTGCTGTTCCTCACGATCCACGAATTCGGACACTACATTGCCGCGCGTATCCACGGGATCAACACGTCGTTGCCGTATTACATTCCGACCTTCATTTTCGGGCTCGGCACGTTAGGGGCGGTGATCCGGATTCGCGAACCGATTCCGGCGACGCGTACGTTATTCGATATCGGGGTGGCTGGCCCGCTGGCCGGCTTCGTGGCGGCGCTCGGGGTGTTGCTGTACGCGTTCGCGACGTTGCCGTCGCCGGCCTATATCATGGACCTACCCGGTCACGAGGCGCTGAAAGCGTACATCGAACAACACGGGGTATTCCCGGAGAGCAGCATGACTCTGATGGCGCCGCCTGAAGAAGGCGCGATGACCATTATCGTCGGCCAGACACCGCTCTATTGGCTCCTCTCTCGGTTTTTTGAGAATGTCCCGCCGATGGACGAGATGTACCACTATCCGATGTTATTTGCTGGCTGGATGGGGCTTTTTTTTACGGCGCTGAACCTGCTGCCCGTCGGCCAGCTCGATGGCGGGCACATCCTCTACACCCTCATCGGGCCGAAATGGCACTCGCGCATCGCGCGGTCGTTTGTGATCCTCCTGCTCATTTCCGGGGCGATCGGGTTTGTAGATGAAGGGTTTCCCTGGCTGGCGAGCGTGCATCCCTATCTGGGCCGGCTGGCGTGGTTTATCCTTGCCGCGGTGCTGTATTATTATCTCGCGCGCATCTTCCTCGGAAATCACCGGTTCATCGCGCCGAGCTTGCTCGGGATCATCGCGGTGGTGGTGCTGGTCCGCTCCCTGGCCGACGATCCGGCGTCGTACGGCTACACGGGGTGGTTGATCTGGTGTCTGCTGATCGTCACGTTGATTCGCGTGGACCACCCGCCGGTTCTGCGGCCGGAGCGCCTGACGCCGATGCGTCGCGTGCTCGCTCTTCTGAGCATCCTCATCTTCCTGTTGTGTTTCAGCTTCACCCCGCTCCGCGTGTTATGAGTGGCCGAGTCATGCGAACCGTACCCCTGCATCGATTTTTCCTCGCGTTGCACCGCGTGGCGCCGGCCGTGTTGTTGTTCACGCTGTTCTTAGTCACTCTGGCCTCATGCGACAGCGCGCCCGGACCTTCGGACGGATCGTCGATTCCTCCCTCGGTGTCGGGCTTCAGCTATACCCCTCGTTCGATCAACATCCTCG
Proteins encoded in this region:
- a CDS encoding site-2 protease family protein, with translation MEPTPPSADLLEPRKPLFTGYQDPVFPRDRYWLHLLLFALTLASTIVAGGQLVGRFLIYPNAVPEDPFTWLRDRQFILDGLRFGASLLLFLTIHEFGHYIAARIHGINTSLPYYIPTFIFGLGTLGAVIRIREPIPATRTLFDIGVAGPLAGFVAALGVLLYAFATLPSPAYIMDLPGHEALKAYIEQHGVFPESSMTLMAPPEEGAMTIIVGQTPLYWLLSRFFENVPPMDEMYHYPMLFAGWMGLFFTALNLLPVGQLDGGHILYTLIGPKWHSRIARSFVILLLISGAIGFVDEGFPWLASVHPYLGRLAWFILAAVLYYYLARIFLGNHRFIAPSLLGIIAVVVLVRSLADDPASYGYTGWLIWCLLIVTLIRVDHPPVLRPERLTPMRRVLALLSILIFLLCFSFTPLRVL